The following are from one region of the Leptospira perdikensis genome:
- a CDS encoding molybdopterin-dependent oxidoreductase yields the protein MFYSPRRFSAFVHKSIIFLIFGIQFTFCSPKVTGDGSDLVAFALLSSENTFYSHSFSLKGPENNGNTNQTIAPYFESGLYTITSLQNESKFPQRVTLYNFSIKDKNGNLIEVVSSFTGVLLRDLINIGGKFKPFDKGKDGRATVVILEGKDGFKAVVSYTELMRTTLGAEMLIAFEKNGALLDANSGSMAFVSKGDKNQGSRYVKYLSKITVTNEWLNQSGTGTTSSFSITGDIVTPLNYSLSDLQNVSSFQSIDFTGIGPISNSKHYISGKGVSLLEILSKVTLRNPNDLQSYYVILEATDKYRFTHSYSELSNTIVGSGSGTSATPGVIVITEFKKGLGGDYPNPPASPSNYTSCSGTNNTCDTEYIATISSEDTAPYGGDVSSGINLGPRKMSWLNTIIVKKAE from the coding sequence ATGTTTTACTCCCCAAGGCGATTTTCTGCTTTTGTTCACAAATCAATCATTTTCCTTATTTTTGGTATTCAGTTTACTTTTTGTTCTCCCAAAGTTACTGGCGATGGTTCTGACTTAGTAGCGTTTGCTTTACTTTCTTCCGAAAATACATTTTATAGCCATTCATTCTCATTGAAAGGGCCAGAGAACAATGGAAATACGAATCAAACCATTGCTCCATATTTCGAATCAGGTTTGTATACAATCACTTCCCTTCAGAATGAATCTAAATTTCCACAAAGAGTAACACTATATAATTTTTCCATTAAAGATAAAAATGGAAATCTAATCGAAGTTGTAAGTAGTTTTACTGGAGTTTTATTAAGAGACCTGATTAATATAGGAGGTAAATTCAAACCGTTTGATAAAGGAAAGGATGGACGAGCCACCGTAGTGATTTTGGAAGGGAAAGACGGTTTCAAAGCCGTAGTTTCTTATACAGAACTGATGCGAACAACATTAGGTGCAGAAATGCTGATTGCATTTGAAAAGAATGGTGCATTATTGGATGCAAATTCTGGTAGTATGGCATTCGTATCCAAAGGAGATAAAAACCAAGGTTCTCGTTACGTAAAATATTTATCTAAAATTACCGTCACCAATGAATGGCTCAACCAAAGTGGGACCGGTACTACATCCTCATTTAGTATTACTGGTGATATCGTCACTCCTTTAAATTACTCTCTCTCCGACCTTCAAAACGTTTCTAGTTTTCAATCGATAGACTTTACAGGGATTGGGCCGATTTCAAATAGCAAACATTATATATCAGGAAAAGGAGTTTCTCTTTTAGAAATTCTTTCCAAAGTCACATTGAGAAACCCGAATGATTTACAGAGTTACTATGTAATATTAGAAGCAACTGATAAATATAGGTTCACTCACTCTTATTCAGAACTTTCCAATACAATCGTAGGATCTGGAAGTGGAACTTCAGCAACTCCAGGAGTCATAGTGATTACTGAATTCAAAAAAGGATTGGGAGGAGATTACCCAAATCCTCCAGCCTCACCTTCAAATTACACTTCTTGTTCGGGAACAAATAATACTTGTGATACAGAATATATCGCAACAATCTCTAGTGAAGATACAGCTCCTTACGGAGGAGATGTCAGCTCCGGTATTAACTTAGGCCCTCGTAAAATGAGTTGGTTGAATACCATTATTGTAAAAAAAGCAGAATGA
- a CDS encoding ClpP family protease has protein sequence MEATLGHSNGQIENVYLEQRKVFLWGEVNDNSARYLIDRFLYLEAVDPTRPITLYIHSPGGSTYAGLAILDVMKSLHNPVYTTCLGMAMSFGAVLLLSGSKGYRFAYPHSKVLIHQPHVMGEFKGPAEDIRIFAESVKREKDLLNGIMAEATGQPLDKLAEDTERDTWFSATEALEYGIIDKIIGV, from the coding sequence TTGGAAGCAACACTTGGGCATTCTAATGGACAAATTGAAAATGTATATTTGGAACAAAGAAAGGTTTTCCTTTGGGGAGAGGTAAACGATAACTCTGCAAGATATCTGATTGATCGTTTTTTATATCTTGAAGCTGTGGATCCAACAAGACCTATCACTTTATACATTCACTCACCTGGTGGGTCAACTTACGCAGGATTGGCGATACTTGATGTAATGAAGAGTCTCCACAATCCAGTTTATACTACATGTTTAGGAATGGCTATGTCCTTTGGTGCAGTTCTCCTTCTTTCCGGTAGTAAGGGATATCGTTTTGCTTATCCTCACAGTAAAGTTCTCATTCACCAACCACATGTTATGGGAGAATTTAAAGGCCCGGCTGAAGACATTCGCATTTTTGCCGAATCTGTTAAACGCGAAAAAGATTTGTTGAATGGAATTATGGCCGAAGCAACAGGACAACCTTTAGATAAACTCGCGGAAGATACCGAACGTGATACTTGGTTTTCGGCAACCGAAGCACTTGAATACGGTATCATTGATAAGATCATCGGGGTTTGA
- a CDS encoding TIGR04452 family lipoprotein → MKIKILLVVLSLVMLVSQNCNQPGIAGLSSNNILGKDATKKLLDAATQIDAIYLRATTSSSTVSTSSAYLAAALLNGILVPIVAGLEDEKYYLKDGVDKCVKDIYALGLVIDNYLTVALSCDIKPTPVVGLP, encoded by the coding sequence ATGAAAATTAAGATTCTTTTGGTCGTTTTAAGTTTGGTCATGTTGGTTTCTCAAAATTGTAATCAACCAGGTATTGCCGGATTGAGTTCGAATAACATTCTCGGGAAAGATGCAACTAAAAAGTTGTTGGATGCTGCTACACAAATTGATGCTATCTATTTGAGGGCAACAACTTCCTCATCTACAGTTTCGACCTCATCTGCATACCTTGCGGCTGCATTGTTGAACGGTATACTTGTTCCGATTGTTGCTGGGTTAGAAGACGAAAAGTATTACCTTAAAGATGGCGTAGATAAATGTGTTAAAGATATCTATGCCTTGGGCCTTGTGATTGATAATTACTTAACTGTTGCTTTAAGTTGTGACATCAAACCAACACCTGTTGTCGGATTACCGTAA
- a CDS encoding RNA polymerase sigma factor produces the protein MNDKSYIELLDQAKSGNLRAWAVLQNRFSRFANKFASKILNDEDLSQDVVQESFWDLYQNLEKITTSAAFPSLLKRVIIKHSDRILRKKESQNLVFIDPYQIDQNSEELHSSYLEKECYETIFKNVKKLDLADQRLIELYYYKNYSLVEISKSEGKTLSFIKKRHIYVKKILRNGIGETFRPEANSSFMMVA, from the coding sequence ATGAATGACAAATCCTATATAGAACTTCTGGACCAGGCAAAGTCTGGAAATCTACGAGCTTGGGCAGTTTTGCAAAATCGGTTTTCTCGTTTTGCCAACAAATTTGCATCAAAGATTTTAAATGACGAGGATCTTTCTCAGGATGTAGTCCAGGAATCTTTTTGGGATTTGTATCAAAATCTGGAAAAAATAACAACGTCAGCAGCCTTTCCTTCTCTTTTAAAGCGAGTGATCATCAAACATAGTGATCGTATCTTAAGGAAGAAGGAAAGTCAGAATTTGGTTTTTATCGATCCTTACCAGATAGACCAAAATTCTGAAGAATTACATTCTTCCTATTTAGAAAAAGAATGTTATGAAACAATTTTTAAAAATGTAAAAAAGTTGGATCTAGCAGACCAAAGGTTGATTGAACTTTATTATTATAAAAATTATTCGCTTGTAGAAATTTCAAAATCCGAAGGCAAAACCTTATCATTCATTAAAAAAAGACATATTTACGTCAAAAAAATTCTCAGGAACGGAATCGGTGAGACTTTTCGGCCGGAAGCGAATTCTAGTTTTATGATGGTCGCTTAG
- a CDS encoding SGNH/GDSL hydrolase family protein, with product MPGMKFTKITQIFFFLVLALPLCLIQMGCNQKSKEDETSMFLSAMFLNQIGPIAMINLGDSLTNGDQSGSTHEYSQEVSFPQLIAKQIRMRGSDLVWNNPILYATGANAGTRKEPNLIPYNLGVNGHTTKTLMGTAAVASGSNHIDKILSPIPTILGKSITQLEAAEYVGNLNPDRRLIVTLWIGGNDVLGAVTASSGSAMTTTSINTFLNDTSAEHDLTSVKANLNATLNRLKVLPKAEIFIATLPDISGIGFLLTQSDLTKIAHTSDNLNITSFGSCQALGFGSLIGTSTANSLLNQLDGNNATLNAVIGGIAGNDGTCLTQAEGNLVTTRVNEINTYIRMLAETNSNVHLVDIDAMFKRVLNREVTVGGKVLGKTIGLGGVFSFDGVHPSHTGHGLIANVFIEEMNRTLGLNLALVDLALIQATDPYRDDDNDGFARGPNTAVSPINASLNLHFLDCDDSNANKFARIVHGGGGATSGTCP from the coding sequence ATGCCCGGTATGAAATTTACCAAAATCACTCAGATATTTTTTTTCCTAGTGTTGGCACTTCCCTTATGTTTGATCCAAATGGGATGTAATCAAAAATCAAAAGAAGATGAAACGTCAATGTTTCTTAGTGCTATGTTTTTAAACCAGATAGGTCCCATTGCCATGATCAATTTGGGCGACAGTTTGACCAATGGTGATCAAAGCGGAAGCACTCATGAATATTCTCAAGAGGTTTCCTTTCCACAACTCATCGCTAAACAAATCCGTATGAGAGGAAGTGATTTGGTTTGGAACAACCCAATACTTTATGCAACAGGGGCCAATGCTGGAACCAGAAAAGAACCAAATTTAATTCCATACAACTTAGGTGTGAACGGTCATACAACGAAAACATTGATGGGCACAGCAGCAGTTGCCAGCGGATCCAATCATATCGATAAAATACTTTCTCCCATTCCGACAATTTTAGGAAAATCAATCACACAATTGGAAGCAGCAGAATATGTAGGAAATCTTAATCCGGATAGAAGATTAATCGTGACTCTTTGGATCGGCGGAAATGATGTGTTAGGTGCAGTGACTGCCTCTAGTGGTTCTGCAATGACGACAACTTCGATTAATACTTTTTTGAATGATACGAGTGCGGAACATGACTTAACTTCTGTAAAGGCAAATTTGAATGCAACACTGAATCGTTTGAAGGTTTTACCAAAAGCTGAGATTTTTATAGCGACTTTACCTGATATTTCCGGAATAGGATTTCTTCTCACCCAATCGGATTTAACAAAAATTGCCCATACTTCGGATAATTTGAATATAACTAGTTTTGGTTCCTGTCAAGCTCTTGGTTTTGGCTCACTGATTGGAACTAGTACTGCCAATAGTCTATTAAACCAATTGGATGGAAATAACGCTACTTTAAACGCAGTCATTGGAGGTATTGCTGGAAACGATGGCACCTGTCTAACACAAGCCGAAGGAAATTTAGTTACAACTAGGGTGAATGAAATCAATACATACATACGAATGTTAGCGGAAACTAATTCGAATGTCCATCTTGTTGATATTGATGCAATGTTCAAACGTGTATTGAATCGCGAGGTAACTGTAGGTGGAAAAGTTTTGGGAAAAACAATCGGGTTAGGAGGGGTATTTAGTTTTGACGGAGTCCATCCTTCCCATACGGGTCATGGACTAATTGCGAATGTTTTTATAGAGGAAATGAATCGAACTTTAGGTTTGAACTTAGCTCTTGTTGATCTGGCGTTAATCCAGGCCACAGATCCTTATCGTGATGATGATAATGATGGATTTGCTCGAGGCCCCAACACGGCAGTGAGTCCGATCAATGCTTCCTTGAATCTACATTTCCTTGATTGTGACGATTCTAATGCAAATAAGTTTGCGAGAATTGTTCATGGAGGAGGAGGGGCCACTTCAGGAACTTGCCCTTGA
- a CDS encoding TOBE domain-containing protein, with the protein MKEKLQIDGAFWLKRNKESKLGRDKIDLLLAIEKCGSISKAAKEVGISYKTAWDSIDLLNNLYKDILVEKTVGGNSGGGARLTAKAKEMIQLYQIVEEEHKKFISRISERMDDPFELMNFLNRISMKTSARNQFYGKIKNIEEGAVNSEISLSLKGNQEITAVITNQSVTNLGLKVGKDVYALIKASFIFISKDKNLSISTENKLYGKIFSIVKGSVNDEIILELNGGNKLTSIITRQATEQLTLKEGEEVCAFFNASSVILATE; encoded by the coding sequence ATGAAGGAAAAGTTACAAATTGATGGGGCTTTTTGGCTCAAACGAAACAAGGAAAGTAAATTAGGGAGAGATAAAATCGACCTACTTCTTGCCATCGAAAAATGTGGCTCTATTTCAAAAGCAGCCAAAGAAGTGGGAATTAGTTATAAAACGGCTTGGGATTCTATCGATTTATTAAATAATTTATACAAAGATATTTTGGTCGAAAAAACAGTAGGTGGTAATTCCGGTGGTGGTGCAAGACTTACTGCTAAAGCTAAAGAAATGATCCAACTCTATCAGATTGTGGAAGAGGAACATAAAAAATTTATTTCAAGAATCAGTGAAAGAATGGACGATCCATTTGAACTTATGAATTTTCTAAATCGGATCTCGATGAAAACAAGTGCTAGGAATCAATTCTACGGAAAAATAAAAAATATCGAAGAGGGAGCTGTAAATTCAGAAATTTCTCTTTCGTTAAAAGGAAACCAAGAAATTACAGCTGTCATTACCAATCAAAGTGTAACCAATCTAGGACTAAAAGTTGGAAAAGACGTCTATGCTCTGATTAAAGCATCATTTATATTTATTTCTAAAGATAAAAATCTATCGATTAGCACGGAAAATAAACTATATGGAAAAATATTTTCCATAGTCAAAGGGAGTGTAAACGACGAAATCATTTTGGAACTAAATGGTGGAAACAAACTTACTTCCATAATTACTAGACAAGCCACTGAACAACTTACATTAAAGGAAGGAGAAGAAGTCTGTGCATTTTTTAATGCATCATCTGTAATTTTGGCTACTGAATAG
- a CDS encoding response regulator has protein sequence MEQTISNDTKKLILLVEDQMMLAMVEIRHLEAAGFAVHHVLTGEEAIEYVSLNENDVDLILMDIDLGDGIDGTVAAKTILEKHTLPLVFLSLHSEVEVVQKTESITSFGYILKSSGEVMLIASIKMALRLFESYQTRNEAQQLFEKAFYVSPIAMSIHDIAKDFRYVNINPAFAKLVGYTAEEVLGKTSQELNLYENINDREEIKRLMIENGRLISYPHRFRIKSGEIREGSLSMEIVDIQGKPHALTFQNRLFT, from the coding sequence ATGGAGCAAACCATTTCCAATGATACGAAAAAGTTGATTCTATTAGTTGAGGATCAGATGATGCTCGCCATGGTAGAAATTCGTCATTTAGAAGCCGCAGGTTTTGCTGTTCACCATGTGTTGACGGGGGAAGAGGCAATTGAATATGTTTCCCTAAACGAAAACGATGTTGATTTGATCCTAATGGATATCGATTTAGGAGATGGAATTGATGGAACCGTTGCGGCCAAAACGATTCTAGAAAAACATACATTACCCTTGGTTTTTCTATCCTTACATTCAGAAGTGGAAGTGGTACAAAAAACAGAATCAATCACTTCTTTCGGATATATTTTAAAATCATCCGGAGAAGTAATGTTAATTGCTTCTATTAAAATGGCTCTCAGGCTATTTGAAAGTTATCAGACAAGAAACGAAGCACAACAACTTTTCGAGAAAGCTTTTTATGTTAGCCCCATAGCAATGTCTATCCATGACATAGCGAAAGATTTCCGTTATGTAAACATCAACCCTGCTTTTGCAAAATTAGTTGGTTACACTGCAGAGGAAGTTTTAGGAAAAACGAGTCAAGAGTTAAACCTATATGAAAACATTAACGATAGGGAAGAAATTAAACGTTTAATGATTGAGAATGGGAGATTGATTTCCTACCCCCATCGTTTTCGAATCAAATCGGGAGAGATCAGAGAAGGAAGTTTAAGTATGGAGATTGTAGACATTCAAGGAAAACCTCACGCTCTTACTTTCCAAAATCGACTATTCACTTAA
- a CDS encoding sigma 54-interacting transcriptional regulator: MGLDQVRIFIAFIILTCIVVITVITFLKENLGKVGKSFLGLVVSLFAWYFFHTLSFYLSKYHEPSYMVATLAGISVLCVGTAMYIFCELFPEGSQNKSSKYRILFFGIISASLAPLTYSDLWIKNRGQVGIVGPFFYVTSFWIVFTIISGVFLQIWKYTKTNDPRKRNRILRLLLSIIFHLVLAVFFSVILPVFGSWEFFFLGPATSVLGIVLIIYAIQFHPLLNLREAMLQIGIRLLFGITICVLIYFLINYVDSFRDEKTFSYKNLIVFSLLFSAGILYGSILHPKLENLIFQSKTNVEEAVVQVFLKQSSGSYFSLNEMLEDLLKPIYTNLGLSKILAAVVDHEDHLILHDFGGNSAEIKEIASRLVFSRVSRDRKLPMELVKESDRLFLLDEDASIPFREKTSFTSNYFRLVRRTVGYRPKVVSLGYRVVMALVLQNQICGYLFLGDKKSKRPFFENEVELLERLRIPFAALIRNLNDRTRIHYLKNQAEAELRDLKTTQTEREVIFQAVANKTLVYKSQTMENTIEHIERIAPLTRPVFIHGETGTGKELFANLVHEKSRPSEPFVPLNCAALPANLWEDEIFGHVKGAFTDAKNDRAGAVEKAGKGTLFFDEIGEMPLSMQAKMLRLLQERQFSPIGSSTLLKAECRFIFATNRNLEALIRSGEFREDLYYRINVFRIDLLPLRQRKEDILPLANFLLSSFTKEMNTQIQNIPPAVITAFQNYSWPGNIRELENSLLRALSTTKEEGLSLEDFPILAKEYLKNQNHKNHFLRDDFPADIQGNFHEIMDAYALKVIQSALQKTKGNKSHAAKILGIRRSSLEYRLKR, encoded by the coding sequence ATGGGACTAGACCAAGTTAGAATATTTATCGCATTTATTATTCTAACTTGTATCGTCGTAATCACAGTCATTACTTTTTTAAAAGAGAATCTAGGTAAAGTTGGTAAATCATTTCTTGGACTTGTGGTTTCCCTTTTTGCCTGGTATTTTTTTCATACTCTTTCTTTCTATCTTTCGAAATATCATGAACCTTCTTATATGGTGGCTACACTCGCAGGTATATCTGTTCTTTGTGTAGGTACTGCAATGTATATCTTTTGTGAATTATTTCCGGAAGGATCACAAAACAAATCTTCGAAATACAGAATTCTTTTTTTCGGAATTATTTCAGCATCCCTTGCCCCACTCACTTATTCAGATTTATGGATTAAAAATAGAGGTCAGGTAGGAATTGTCGGCCCCTTCTTTTATGTAACAAGTTTTTGGATCGTATTCACAATTATCTCTGGCGTTTTTTTACAAATTTGGAAGTATACGAAAACCAATGATCCGCGGAAAAGAAATAGGATTCTTCGTTTATTGTTATCCATCATTTTCCATTTAGTACTTGCTGTCTTTTTCTCAGTCATACTTCCAGTTTTTGGATCTTGGGAGTTTTTCTTTTTAGGCCCCGCAACCTCTGTTTTAGGAATTGTTCTTATCATTTACGCAATCCAATTTCACCCCTTACTCAACCTAAGAGAAGCAATGTTACAAATTGGCATTCGTTTGTTATTTGGAATTACCATCTGTGTATTAATTTATTTTTTAATCAATTATGTAGATTCCTTTCGCGATGAAAAAACATTCTCATACAAAAACTTAATCGTTTTCTCATTATTATTTTCAGCAGGGATTCTATACGGTAGCATTCTCCATCCGAAACTTGAAAATTTAATTTTTCAATCCAAAACAAATGTAGAAGAGGCAGTTGTCCAAGTCTTTCTGAAACAATCCTCAGGATCTTATTTTTCTTTGAATGAGATGTTAGAAGATTTATTAAAACCAATTTATACAAACTTAGGACTTTCCAAAATCCTGGCAGCCGTTGTAGACCATGAGGACCATTTAATTTTACATGACTTTGGCGGAAATTCGGCTGAAATTAAAGAAATTGCATCGAGGTTAGTTTTTAGTCGAGTTAGTCGAGATAGAAAGTTACCAATGGAACTAGTCAAAGAAAGTGATCGGCTTTTTTTGTTAGATGAAGATGCATCGATACCTTTTAGAGAAAAAACTAGTTTTACATCCAATTATTTTAGGTTGGTAAGGCGAACAGTAGGTTACAGACCCAAAGTAGTTTCTTTAGGTTATCGGGTAGTCATGGCATTGGTTCTTCAAAATCAAATTTGTGGTTATCTATTTCTAGGAGATAAAAAATCAAAACGTCCATTTTTTGAAAATGAAGTAGAGCTTTTAGAACGTTTGCGAATTCCATTTGCCGCCCTCATCCGTAATCTCAACGATCGTACCCGAATTCATTATCTCAAAAACCAAGCAGAGGCAGAACTTAGAGATTTAAAAACAACACAAACGGAAAGAGAGGTTATTTTCCAAGCAGTTGCAAACAAAACCCTCGTTTACAAAAGTCAAACGATGGAAAATACTATAGAACATATTGAACGCATTGCTCCCCTCACACGCCCTGTCTTTATCCATGGAGAAACAGGAACAGGAAAAGAACTTTTTGCAAATTTGGTACATGAAAAATCGAGGCCTAGTGAACCATTTGTTCCTCTCAATTGTGCCGCTCTGCCTGCCAATCTTTGGGAAGATGAAATATTTGGTCATGTGAAAGGAGCCTTTACCGACGCAAAAAATGATAGAGCTGGTGCCGTTGAAAAGGCAGGAAAAGGAACTTTGTTTTTTGATGAAATCGGCGAGATGCCACTGTCGATGCAGGCGAAGATGCTTCGCCTCTTACAAGAAAGACAGTTTTCACCCATTGGGTCTTCTACACTTTTGAAAGCAGAATGTAGATTTATTTTTGCAACGAATCGAAATTTGGAAGCCCTTATCCGTAGTGGAGAGTTCAGAGAAGATTTATATTATAGGATCAATGTCTTTCGGATTGATCTATTACCACTGCGACAACGAAAGGAAGATATTTTACCACTCGCAAATTTTTTATTATCTTCCTTTACCAAGGAGATGAATACCCAAATTCAAAACATTCCTCCTGCTGTGATTACTGCTTTTCAAAATTATTCCTGGCCAGGGAATATACGAGAGTTAGAGAATAGTTTACTCCGTGCATTGAGTACAACAAAAGAAGAAGGTCTTAGTTTAGAAGATTTTCCTATTTTAGCTAAGGAGTATCTGAAAAATCAAAATCATAAAAATCACTTCTTACGAGATGATTTCCCCGCTGACATTCAAGGTAATTTTCACGAAATTATGGATGCGTATGCTCTAAAAGTCATCCAATCCGCCTTACAAAAGACAAAAGGGAATAAATCACATGCAGCAAAAATCTTAGGCATCCGAAGGTCCAGTTTAGAATATCGATTAAAAAGATAA
- a CDS encoding cytochrome-c peroxidase translates to MKLYLNYKIQYFFFLLFFCVVCSPKQSSPSDGLIAFVFLDLETEDDRLRRILATNHVRPLDKHTPPALPVYRLGEALFFDKILSGNKNISCSTCHNPRLVAGDTLPLSIGEGGTGSGQTRNLGTGVFIHRNSIELHNRSSLEWNRFFWDGRLSIDGNSSFTTPMGMSLPSGIKNLLAAQAMMTVLSRTEMLGQSGSNVLADFPDSNPQSIWNGLMERLLLIPEYLVLFQNAYPGVQSSELKFSHAVNALGEFTGHFWDTTDSSNWDLSPWNRYLDGDNSALNGKAKSGAFLFYGKAGCHRCHSGSLMTDQKFHNLGVPQFGPGFGSDSPLDKGRSGVSGNPNDVYAFRTPSLREVSYTAPYFHNGTYTSLKDVIRHHLRPRDSLLNFDLNQLPTNLRSSYVSSIVIQNEILGNLDPLLNVNIVLSANEMEQLLEFLNSLSSPTTLTLGNKIPTSVPSGLNVND, encoded by the coding sequence ATGAAATTGTATTTAAATTATAAGATTCAGTATTTTTTCTTTCTTTTGTTTTTTTGTGTGGTATGTAGTCCAAAACAGTCTAGTCCCTCCGATGGGCTCATAGCATTTGTTTTTTTGGATCTAGAAACGGAAGACGATCGGTTAAGGAGAATTCTTGCTACAAACCATGTGAGGCCATTGGATAAACATACACCACCAGCATTACCAGTTTATCGATTAGGGGAGGCTCTTTTTTTTGATAAGATACTTTCAGGAAATAAAAATATTTCATGTTCTACATGCCATAATCCGAGGTTAGTTGCTGGTGATACTCTTCCTTTATCCATCGGAGAAGGTGGGACAGGTTCTGGACAAACAAGAAATCTGGGTACAGGAGTCTTTATACATAGGAATTCCATCGAATTACACAATCGTTCGTCTTTGGAATGGAATCGTTTTTTCTGGGATGGTAGGTTAAGTATCGATGGAAATTCCAGTTTTACCACACCAATGGGAATGAGTTTACCTTCTGGAATAAAAAATTTATTAGCTGCTCAGGCGATGATGACAGTACTCTCTCGAACGGAGATGCTCGGCCAGAGTGGTAGTAATGTTTTGGCAGATTTTCCAGATTCAAATCCGCAATCCATTTGGAATGGGTTAATGGAAAGATTATTGTTAATCCCTGAATATTTGGTTTTATTTCAAAATGCATATCCGGGAGTCCAATCTTCAGAATTGAAGTTTAGCCATGCTGTAAATGCATTAGGTGAATTTACAGGTCATTTTTGGGATACTACGGATTCAAGTAACTGGGATTTATCACCTTGGAATCGTTATTTGGACGGAGATAATAGTGCATTGAATGGCAAAGCAAAATCTGGTGCATTTTTATTTTATGGAAAAGCTGGTTGCCATCGTTGCCATTCTGGATCACTCATGACAGACCAAAAATTTCATAATTTAGGTGTTCCACAATTTGGTCCAGGGTTCGGTTCCGATTCACCCTTAGACAAGGGAAGATCGGGGGTGAGCGGAAATCCAAATGATGTGTATGCATTCAGGACACCTTCTTTAAGAGAAGTGTCTTATACTGCACCTTACTTTCATAATGGAACATATACTTCTTTGAAGGACGTTATCAGACACCATCTTAGACCAAGGGATTCTCTATTAAATTTTGATTTAAACCAACTTCCAACAAATTTGAGGAGTTCTTATGTATCTAGTATTGTTATTCAAAACGAAATTTTAGGAAATCTAGATCCTTTATTAAATGTAAATATTGTGCTTTCTGCAAATGAAATGGAGCAACTGTTGGAGTTTTTAAATTCATTATCTTCGCCTACGACTCTAACATTAGGAAATAAAATTCCAACTTCAGTGCCTAGTGGCTTAAATGTGAATGATTGA